One Apteryx mantelli isolate bAptMan1 chromosome Z, bAptMan1.hap1, whole genome shotgun sequence genomic window, TAGAGATGTTGGTCCCTCTCTACGGCAAAGACTTTCAGGACTTCAAGGGAACCTGGAAAGTGTGAACATACCACAGAGAGGTCAAAAGACAAAGATCAACTTGGCTCTCCATTCGCACAGCCTGACTGAACCAACACACTGACCATTTGGAGTAGACAGATGTTCCTCATATCTCTGGGTCTCTGAATTGCTGTGAGTTACTCCAAAATGTATACCATCCCGGATGAACAAGAAACTGGAATTCCAGCTGTGCTTTCCAGTTTCCCTTTGGTTGTGGTGGCAAGCTAGGACATTTCGTGTGAGTTATGAGATTATAGTCTGTCTAAGGCAGCTGGATCCTAGAAGCTGTGCCATGGAAGCACTGAAGTTCAACTGAGCTCTGTCAGGAAGGTGCAGGAGGAAATTCCCCATAGACACTCTGtcctctttcccctcctctcaaAAGAAAGAATTGTATTCTCAaagggttgttgggtttttttttaactatcttcATAAATCGGTACAATTATAGACTGTCCTTTTCTAGGTGCTGTAGTTAGGGCGTAAGTGCCTATGGCTGTtcaaagctccagctaggagacAAAGTAAACTTGCTGTTACAAGGACATAAGGGATGAAGCTGAAGAGTGGATGGCTGACCAAGGGTCTGTGGAACCAAGGCTTTCGCACATTTTGGGGACATATTCTTTGGCAGCCTGTCTTCAGCAGGGGTTTTGCTGAGGGTGATAGCTCAGAAATGCTGCCTCGAGATGTTTTGCAGGCCTCTAGGTACCCTTTCCAttaaactttttattaaaaacactatttaaaaCACTACTTTACTGTAGTTCTGCAGCCCAGCTATAATATCCATGGGGCCTTACAGACCACAAGTGGTCTGTGCACAAAAGCTTTGGGAACTGCTAGCCTCAGATCATTTCCCCAGTTTGCACCATGGGTCACCATCCAAAACAGGGTTTGTTCAACTCAGCCAAGGAAATGCCCAGGGACAGGTTTGGTGGATTGGTTCAACCTTTTCCAGTCCATACAGCTCATACCCCTGCCCGTGTCTGATCATGGCTGAGCAGCAGGTCAACGTGTTGATGTGATTGAATTTTGAAGCTTGCACTGTCATGTTGGGTTTAATGGATGCTTGTGTTTGCACTTGCCTTCTTAAGTCAGACTGTAATGTTGCTGCATTTGTTTTTAACCACTTTTCTAATTCATAATTGTTATGAAAACAAACTGTAACATTAATTGCCTTGATTGATATAAAacttggaaaaacaaaaggaagtttAACTATGTCCATCTATGCCAAGTGAGGGGGGCCAGTTGTTCAGGCAGTGAGTAACACATTTGGGACTGTTGTCGCCCCAGCCTTCACTGAAATTAGAGTTGACGTTGTTGGTTTATTTAAAGCTTGCATTTTGAAGCTTTGATGATAGGTGTTTTAAAGAGGGGAActggctgctccccagcccctgcttGCAGAAGTAGCAGGGGACTGGGATAAAAATTCCCCATCCTCCAGCACAGACTGCTTTGCATCAGGAATCACCCTCCCATGGATCCCTAAAGCAAAGGGAATAGCTGTGTCTTGGGGCTGGCCTGGAAAAGACCTTGCCCAGGCGGATCCTGCTGCTGCATCAGCCCCTGGGAAGgaccaggcagctctgctcctatTTCTGCTGGGAAACGGAGGCTAACGCCTCGGAGGTACCTGCTCCCACCCCAGGGCATCGCAGCCCAAAAGGGCCTGTTGGCATTGACACTGGGTGGGTCCTGGGGATGCCTCTCCACGTTACTCACTGGGGACGTACGGTTTGAGACTGCTTGCAAGCACTGATGAAGAGGAGGCACCTCTCTGATGATACCCCAGAAAATCAGGATGCCGGGAGGAGGCCAGTTTGGATATTTGCAGTTACAGGAGCCAGACACCAAGTCGGGGTTTGCACTAAAGTGACGCCTTGGAGCTACACGGGAGGAGGAAACAGAGCTCACAAAACTCATCTGAGAGCCTGCCTTTTTATTTTGCGTCCCCTAAAAACTGGGGCTGTGCCCAGGGAGGGCGCGCAAGTCCCTCCGGGAACAGGGCTCCGCTCTGCACTGGGTCCGGCTAGCTCAGAGGGGGCTCCTGCCGCCCACGGGGAGATGCCAAATCGTGCGTTATGCAGTGCTGCAAAACGCGCTCCGCAGCTGCATCTGGCGCAGGGAGACGTGTTATTGGCAAAGTACAGGAAGCTACAGCGTAAAACCAATTCATTTTAAACCCGATTTCAGAGAGGTTCCTGGGGGTTAGAGCAGGGCGGCAACTGCCAACCTGCAAGAGCACCACCAGGGATGTGTCCATTCCCACTGGAAATCAcagcttttattaaaaagtaagaaaaaaaagcaggcgTATAGACACAGACCAAATCTGGGGAGAAACACGGTAAAAGGACAAGCTGACAACAACAGATTCCCTCCGGGCGCCCAGCCAGGCTGGcaaccttaggaaaaaaaaaatcttcttcagTCGCAGCTAGGCTTGAACCACGCGAGAGCTGCCAGCTTGCAGGTCCCTCGCTCCCCGGGAGAGCCTTGAAGATGGTCTCAGCTGATGCAAAAACCCAGAGGCCAGCTAGAGAAAGGcagtgattttgttgttgttgttgttgttgttttagccAGTGGGGGGTTGGGTGATTTTTAGCTAAGTGATTGCCAAAGATTAAGGGCAATAAGGAAACAGGCAGCCGGGGGCTAGCGGTGCGCTGGGGGAGACGGGCTGGCAACCGCAGAGCTTGTTTGGAGCTAGGAGCACAAAAAACGAGCGCAAAAAAGCGAGCCGGGGCTGAGGCTCAGCAATGCAAACGCACCGGTCTCCTGGCAGCGCGAGCCCCGGCACAGGGCTGCAGGTCCCCGGGAGCCCGCGCCCCCGCTCAGCCCCCGCCGCACCGCGTACACGGCAGCGAGCaaaggcagaaaaacagaaagggTTGGGGTCTGGGAGGAGGGCTGACGCCTGCCGGGACCCTCTGGTTCCTGGAGCCCAGCTGCCGATGCCCAAACCAGCAGCCGAGAGTGGAAGCGCTCGGGAAAGTGGGTGTCATCCTCGGGGCGAGGAGACGCTGGTGGAAACCACTTTGCTGGGGTGGGAGGAAGCCCACGGTAATGACCCAAAGCAAGTCTGTTTAGCCCCGCACACCGCTGTCAGATACAGCACTGCTTTGCCTTTCACGTTCCCAGATGGGAGGGTTTGGTGGGTTTTCCCTCCCCATAGCCATGCCTGCAACAGCGTTACGGTGGTGCGGGTTAATTTTTCACCTTGCCCCTAGGGACATCTAGAAAATATTTTGGCTCATCCCCAGCCGGTCACTTGACAACGTCTTTTTGCAGCGACAACCATGCCGGGTCCTTGCAGCATAACGGAGCCATCGATTGGCACCTGGATCCAAGCCAGTTTTGGGACTGCCTAGCCCAAGCACCGAACTGGACGGATGCTCTGATGGGTCCACGCTGCTGGGGACATCCGAGCCTGGCATTAGGGAGGGACAGGGACGGGGCATCATCGCTGTgcggggggccgggagcagcCGGTGTGCCGGCTACGCACCCCGTGCCTCCGAGCCCcgagggggtgcagggcagggacagggaggggacGGGTGCACGAGGTGCCCCTAAGGAAAGGggctctctcctgccctggggccgTGCACAGCTCTACCCCACAGCTGCCGACCCCCTCCCCAGCGCCGCCAGCACCCAGCAGCGGGAGGGGGGGGTCAGGCTGTGGCCAGCATCGCCCACTCCCTTCTATGCCGTGGGGTTTTTCTCCACACAGGCTTATTTATCTGTCGGACCTCATGAGCCATTTCCAACGCTGGCAGCGAGGCTGTGCACGGCCAAAGGAGCTGAGTAAGTGAAGGAGAAAGCAGCCGTGTCTGTGGGGTGGCTGGGACTGGAGAAGGAATGGGTCTCTCATTTTGGGAAGGGCCATCACTGCCCGGAGACACCAGGCCTCTCATAGGACACTCAGTCAcatcaagatttattttttttgtcaagggaatttttcttttccccgCAGCAGTGGCAGTGATGCTACTGGGAGGTGAGAAGTAATAAGCAGAGAGGTTTCATGAGTCAGTGGCTCAGCAGGGTGGGCTCACTCTGGATTAAGCTCAGATGCCAGTAATATTTATTTCAGCATATACTTACAGGCTTTAGTGAATCTACACCAGAGACATGTTTCTCCATAATTTCTCCCAGTGAAGGAGGAAAAATGGTTGTCACACTGTTACTGAGCACTAAAGCTTATTTCTGCTTGCTCAGTCCATGGGAAATGCAGACTCCCTTTGCTACTGCATCAGCATGCATCAGAAGTGCGGTCTGAAAATTTGGTCCCTCTCGCTTTAGGTTAAtcacagactgttttttttttctttttttttcttttttaagtaccCTGCTCCAAGTACTTCCTTtgctaaataaatgaaaagttATAAATATCTCAGGGGATCAGCTGTACAACTGGATAACAATAGAGCCCATTCAATTgcctttacaaaacaaaaatgtacaTGCCATTTCTTGCCGGGAAACAATTACAGGCAGAGACTATGTTTCTATATGTTGTATTTATCATACTGCCATGGCCAAGACGTCCATCCAATATATTTTAGTGACTAAGTTATTCTGCAGCCATTGTCACACAAAATAGAGGTCACAATGACTACTTCTAATTTGATactacagtatttttattttcaaaactatcAAAACTCACAGTTCATTAAATATTTTGGTTCATAAATCCTTGAGCCTATTGCAAAGCTGATGGAGGAGTCTGTTATGAAACCCAGAGGAAATAGGCAACTTCGTCCAGGTCAACGGGatagtctgtgagcagcaccgGGGTCTTCTCAAACAGCTCCCCCTTGTAGCTGCGCCATTTGCCCGCCGGCAGGTAGACGTCGCGCTCCTGCTTGCCCATCTCCAGCACGGGGGCCACCATGAGGGTGTCCCCAATGAGGAACTGGGAGTCGATTTTGTGAGCAGCCTCATCGCGGGGAGAGATCCACCAGATGGGCCGGATGATGGGGTCACCCGTGTCTGTCACTTCCCCggccagctccagcagcagcggGGCCACCAGTGACTCGTGCAGCTCCGTGAACTTCTGCGCAATCTCCACCACCTCCTTGTCGTAGAGCCAGGGTGGGATGGAGAACTGCATGGAGGGCATGAAGGCCGACAGCTCCAGCCACCGGACATAGAGCTCCCGGTCTGGGATCTCCACTGCACCCTCCGTCTTGTTGGGGAGGAAGTTTCCCCCGATCATATCCGGCAGTACGAAAGGGTAACCCAGCATGCTGATGGTGAGCACGGTGGGGATGAGGGACTTGAGGCCAAGCTCATAGCCCCACACGGAGTCACGGTCAATGATGCGGAAGAAGCAGGAGATGTTCTGGGACTGGTAGCCCACCCGTACCTCGGCCAGCTCGTAGAAGGGGATGGCCATCTCCGTGTAGCGCCTGGACCAGATGCTGGGGTCCGACAGTGGCCGGAAGGTGCTGAACTGCTTGGGCAGGTAGCTGGTCTCACCGGCATCAAACTTGAAGGACGAGATGCCGTACTTGTGGCGGAGCTGTCGCAGGTGGCTCTGGAACCAGTCCCGGGCTGCCGGGTTGGTGAAGTCCAGGATGGCCCCGATGCCGTTCCACCACTCCACCATGGCTGGCAACTGCCCTGATGCCTCCTTGATGAACAGCTGGCGCTCGATCCCCACCCCAAAATTGGAGGAATCTGTGTGTATGAAGGGATGAATCCACAGAGTCACCTTAAACCCATCCTCTCTCAGTTTTGTGAACATCTCTGTCACGTTGGGGAACTTGATTGGGTCGAAGTCAAAGTCCCCGTACGCTTGTGTGTACGTGTCATCGATTTCAATATGACTGCAGTTAAAACGGTACTTCTTAATCTTTTGTGCAAAATCCAGAACTTTATCTTGGTCAACATCATTTTTGTACAGGGCCCAGGTGGACCAGATGGGGTAGCGGAAGGCATTTTCGGAGGGGATCTTGGAGGGCTTGTTGAAGTACCGGCGCACCATGTACTTGTGGATGGAGGTGACGTCCGAGCCCACGCACACCCGGTAGCTCAGCTCggggaagggctgctgccccggcgggggCTTGTAGGGAGAATCCTTGTAGCGGGCCTGGAAGAAGAGGGTGCGCTCCGTGGCGTTGAAGCCCAGGTGGAAGGGCACGGAGTCGTTGATCTTGATGGCTGCCGCTTTGGACGAGAGCCAGTAGCGCTCCAGGATGCCCCCAAAGCTGTCCCGGAAGGAGTAGACGTCGCTCGTCACGTAGGGCACGGGCTCCTGGTAGCCCGCGAGGCGGATGGGCCAGTGCTGCGTGCTCATCTCCGAGCCCCCGTACCAGTGGGCGTCCTCCCAGAACATGGTGTGCTCCACCGCCGGGCCGGCCGCAAACTCCTCCCAGCGCACGCGGTAGCACATCACCGTGTCCTTGGGCTTCACCGTCTGGATGAAGAAGTTCAGCGGCCCCCAGTCCGACCGCGTGCAGCTCAAaatctctccctccttggagCACGACTCCAGGTCGAGGCTCCCCGACCGGAAGGCCAGACGGAAAACCACCTCCCCGTTCTGGTTCTTGATGACAAACCCGTCCGGCCGCAGGTCCATCAGCTCTGTCTTCAGCCGCTCCGCCTTCCGCAGGGACACCATGTAGTAGCACCAGGCCACCACGGCGGCAATGAGGAGGATGAGGCCGAGCACGATGGCCCCGAGC contains:
- the LOC106496336 gene encoding myogenesis-regulating glycosidase-like produces the protein MENQITHRVGKWGAAQRGNVKETRLPENFTPVKQKPSKELKPMLGAIVLGLILLIAAVVAWCYYMVSLRKAERLKTELMDLRPDGFVIKNQNGEVVFRLAFRSGSLDLESCSKEGEILSCTRSDWGPLNFFIQTVKPKDTVMCYRVRWEEFAAGPAVEHTMFWEDAHWYGGSEMSTQHWPIRLAGYQEPVPYVTSDVYSFRDSFGGILERYWLSSKAAAIKINDSVPFHLGFNATERTLFFQARYKDSPYKPPPGQQPFPELSYRVCVGSDVTSIHKYMVRRYFNKPSKIPSENAFRYPIWSTWALYKNDVDQDKVLDFAQKIKKYRFNCSHIEIDDTYTQAYGDFDFDPIKFPNVTEMFTKLREDGFKVTLWIHPFIHTDSSNFGVGIERQLFIKEASGQLPAMVEWWNGIGAILDFTNPAARDWFQSHLRQLRHKYGISSFKFDAGETSYLPKQFSTFRPLSDPSIWSRRYTEMAIPFYELAEVRVGYQSQNISCFFRIIDRDSVWGYELGLKSLIPTVLTISMLGYPFVLPDMIGGNFLPNKTEGAVEIPDRELYVRWLELSAFMPSMQFSIPPWLYDKEVVEIAQKFTELHESLVAPLLLELAGEVTDTGDPIIRPIWWISPRDEAAHKIDSQFLIGDTLMVAPVLEMGKQERDVYLPAGKWRSYKGELFEKTPVLLTDYPVDLDEVAYFLWVS